The DNA window CGATGGCGGGATCAAGTATTCCGGAGACATGACAAAGGCTATTGCCGCGGGAGCCAATGTATGCATGATGGGAAGTATGTTTGCCGGATGCGATGAGAGCCCGGGGACCTTTGAACTGTATCAGGGAAGAAAATATAAAGTCTACCGTGGAATGGGCTCCATCGCCGCTATGGAGAATGGAAGTAAAGATCGGTATTTCCAGACCGACGCAAAGAAACTGGTGCCAGAAGGCGTAGAAGGCCGGGTGGCTTACAAAGGCAGCGTGGAAGATACGGTTTTCCAATTGATGGGAGGCTTACGTTCTGGTATGGGCTACTGCGGCGCGGCAACGATCGAGGATCTGAAGACAAAGGGACAGTTTGTGAAGATTTCCTCCGCATCGCTGAAAGAAAGCCATCCTCATGATATCCATATTACAAAAGAGGCGCCAAATTACAGTATCGAAGAATAGATCAAAGACAGTCGATCAAAACGGGACCGTCAGGACAGATGAACCAGCCCGAAAGGGGATCTTGTCCGGGGTCCCGTTTTTTCTGCGGGAGGAGGAAGTGTGAAGATGAAAGCGGAAAAAGCGGAAACCGCCTGGCTGGAAGACCCGGAAGTGTTTGAAGTAAATAGGATCCCAGCTCATTCAGATCATAGATTTTATGAACAGACAGAAGAAGCTAAGAAGGAAATCCCGATGCCTCTGAAGCAGAGTTTGAATGGAGAATGGAGGTTTGCCTGGGCGTCAGATCCAAAGAAAAGGCCGGGAGACTTTTACAAGATGGACTTTGACCACAGCGGTTTTTCTAAGATCCAGGTACCGGGCCATATAGAGACCCAGGGATTTGGGCGGAACCAATATGTGAATTCTATGTATCCCTGGGACGGCGTGGAGGAACTGCGGCCTCCTAAGGTGCCGGAGAAAGCCTGTGCGGTGGGGTGTTATCTGCGCTGTTTTACCCTCAAAGAAGATCTGAAAGGGAAGAGAGTGTTTGTGTCGTTTCAGGGAGTTGAGACGGCTTTCTACGTATGGCTGAATGGAGAATTCATCGGATACAGCGAGGACAGCTTTACACCGGCGGAATTTGAATTGACGGATAAGCTGGCGGAAGGCGAGAATAAGCTGGCTGTGGAAGTTCATCAAAGGAGCAGCGCAAGCTGGCTGGAAGATCAGGATTTCTTCCGGTTCTCTGGGATCTTCCGGGAAGTGTTCTTGTACGCGGTGCCCAGGACGCATATCCGGGATCTCTTTGTGAAGGCGGGGCTTCAAGAAGACAATCGGACGGGGATCTTGCGCGCGGCCGTAAGTCTGGAAGGAGAACCCGGCTGTCAGATCAGGCTGCGGCTTTGCGATGAGACGGGGAAGACACTTTTTGAAACAAAGAAAAAAGGAAAAGAAAAATTGGAGTTTTGGACAGAGGTAAGCGGGATACAGCCTTGGAGCGGCGAGATCCCATGTCTGTACCGGCTTTTCCTGGAAGTTGAGGGAGAAGAAGGAGGAGGTATTGAGACGGTGTCCCAGCGCATCGGGTTCCGGCGGTTTGAGATGAAAGAAGGGGTGATGTGCCTGAATGGAAAGAGGATCATTTTCCGGGGAATCAACAGGCATGAGTTTCACGCCCGGAGAGGCCGGGCGATCACAAAGGAAGATATGCTCTGGGATATCAGGTTTTTGAAATCCCATAACATTAACGCGGTAAGGACTTCCCATTATCCCAACCAGAGCTTTTGGTATGAGCTGTGCGATGAGTATGGCATATATCTGATCGACGAGGCAAATCTGGAAAGCCATGGTTCCTGGCAGAAGCTGGGGAACTGTGATCCGTCCTGGAATGTGCCGGGAGACTGTCTCAAATGGCGGGGAGCGGCGCTGGACCGGGCCGCTTCCATGTTCCACAGGGATAAAAATCATCCGTCTGTTTTGATCTGGTCCTGCGGAAATGAATCCTACGCGGGGAAAAATCTGGAAGCAATGTCAGAGTATCTGCACAGACAGGACGATACCCGTCTGGTTCATTATGAAGGGGTGTTCTGGAACCGGAAATACAGCCATATCAGCGATATGGAAAGCAGGATGTACGCAAAGCCGGAAGAGATTGAGAAATATTTAAAGTCTGATCCTAAGAAATCCTATATCAGTTGTGAGTACGCACATTCCATGGGCAATTCCACTGGCGGTCTGTGTCTTTATACAGCGCTGGAGGACCGGTACGACAAGTATCAGGGAGGGTTCCTCTGGGATTATATGGATCAGGCTCTGTACCGGATCAATGATCAGGGAGAAGAAGTGCTGTCCTATGGAGGCGATTTTGACGACCGCCCTACAGATTATGAATTCTGCGGAAATGGCATCTTGTTCGCGGACCGCGGACTTTCGCCTAAGGTTCAGGAAGTAAAGGCCCTTTATG is part of the Lachnospiraceae bacterium KGMB03038 genome and encodes:
- a CDS encoding DUF4981 domain-containing protein; translated protein: MKAEKAETAWLEDPEVFEVNRIPAHSDHRFYEQTEEAKKEIPMPLKQSLNGEWRFAWASDPKKRPGDFYKMDFDHSGFSKIQVPGHIETQGFGRNQYVNSMYPWDGVEELRPPKVPEKACAVGCYLRCFTLKEDLKGKRVFVSFQGVETAFYVWLNGEFIGYSEDSFTPAEFELTDKLAEGENKLAVEVHQRSSASWLEDQDFFRFSGIFREVFLYAVPRTHIRDLFVKAGLQEDNRTGILRAAVSLEGEPGCQIRLRLCDETGKTLFETKKKGKEKLEFWTEVSGIQPWSGEIPCLYRLFLEVEGEEGGGIETVSQRIGFRRFEMKEGVMCLNGKRIIFRGINRHEFHARRGRAITKEDMLWDIRFLKSHNINAVRTSHYPNQSFWYELCDEYGIYLIDEANLESHGSWQKLGNCDPSWNVPGDCLKWRGAALDRAASMFHRDKNHPSVLIWSCGNESYAGKNLEAMSEYLHRQDDTRLVHYEGVFWNRKYSHISDMESRMYAKPEEIEKYLKSDPKKSYISCEYAHSMGNSTGGLCLYTALEDRYDKYQGGFLWDYMDQALYRINDQGEEVLSYGGDFDDRPTDYEFCGNGILFADRGLSPKVQEVKALYAPLRIYPGEKEVKIQNRNLFQDTSGYYFDCRLMREEKCLYQTTVWAVIAPGQTQRVPVDVPWPEAPGEYVFQVSAKLAEDTLWGKKGEECCFGQKIWKKKAGNEKGSRGGGPIEVIRGDVNIGVKGKGFSALFSKAQGGIVSLCYQGKEYLAGPPELTFWRALTDNDRGAGLGFDCAPWMTAGRFAKHSKTQIKEEEGKVTLTFVFLLPRPLETEAEVEYQVETGGRIRVKAVYHGRQGLPCLPAFGMEWKCKRDTRWFRYYGYGPEENYRDRREGARLGVFAGSADGNLSPYLRPQECGNRTGVRWLELAGREGAGIRFSAADAPFESSVLPHYTLELETASHQEELPIPHYTWLRILAGQMGVGGDDSWGAPVHSQYLLSSEKDWKTEFVIEQKGIHN